In Streptomyces capitiformicae, one genomic interval encodes:
- a CDS encoding DUF4307 domain-containing protein, translating to MSTASTRLPEGRYGRSADERADRKLKVIGSVLGAALLVLLGWFAYHYVVDNKINVEVYTFETSATSVKVHLRGDKDAGIKGYCIVRSQSEDGAEVGRRDVRFAADTTDIDQVVTLQTTSRGTTAEIVDCQAG from the coding sequence ATGAGTACGGCGAGCACTCGGCTGCCCGAGGGGCGTTACGGCCGCTCCGCGGACGAGCGCGCCGACCGCAAGCTCAAGGTCATCGGCTCCGTCCTGGGTGCGGCCCTGCTCGTCCTCCTCGGCTGGTTCGCGTACCACTACGTCGTCGACAACAAGATCAACGTCGAGGTCTACACGTTCGAGACCTCGGCCACCTCGGTGAAGGTGCACCTCAGGGGCGACAAGGACGCAGGCATCAAGGGTTACTGCATCGTGCGCTCCCAGTCCGAGGACGGCGCCGAGGTCGGCCGCCGCGACGTCCGCTTCGCCGCCGACACCACCGACATCGACCAGGTCGTCACCCTCCAAACGACGTCCCGCGGCACCACTGCCGAAATCGTCGACTGCCAGGCGGGCTGA
- a CDS encoding enoyl-CoA hydratase/isomerase family protein — MNLRMDTDKDTGVAILTLDRPEKLNAIDLATAEQLASAWQALRFDDTVRAVVVTGTGDRAFCTGLDRNAASTVPQPNSPYSIDDPLLTIGPKSNDLWKPVIAAVNGMACGGAFYLLGESEFIVADPSATFFDPHTTYGMVSAFESILMAQRMPYGETARMALMGTTERMSARRAYEVGLVSELTEPGEAVTAAVRRAETIAGYPPEAVQGTVRACWAAQEAARAHALAYAPHLVSLGNLPTERQAELFTARRPVREARLR; from the coding sequence GTGAACCTACGGATGGACACGGACAAGGACACCGGCGTCGCGATCCTCACCCTGGACCGCCCCGAGAAGCTCAACGCGATCGACCTCGCCACTGCAGAGCAACTCGCCTCGGCCTGGCAGGCGTTGAGGTTCGACGACACCGTACGGGCCGTCGTCGTCACCGGCACCGGCGACCGCGCCTTCTGCACGGGCCTCGACCGGAACGCGGCCTCCACCGTCCCCCAACCAAACTCCCCGTACTCGATCGACGACCCCCTCCTCACGATCGGCCCGAAGTCGAACGACCTCTGGAAACCGGTGATCGCGGCCGTGAACGGCATGGCCTGTGGCGGAGCCTTCTACCTCCTCGGCGAGTCGGAGTTCATCGTCGCCGACCCCTCCGCCACCTTCTTCGACCCCCACACCACCTACGGCATGGTCAGCGCCTTCGAGTCGATCCTCATGGCCCAGCGAATGCCGTACGGCGAGACGGCGCGCATGGCGCTCATGGGCACCACCGAGCGGATGTCCGCGCGCCGGGCCTACGAGGTCGGGCTGGTGTCAGAACTGACGGAACCCGGCGAGGCGGTCACCGCGGCCGTACGCCGCGCGGAGACCATCGCCGGATACCCACCGGAGGCTGTCCAGGGCACGGTCCGCGCCTGCTGGGCCGCCCAGGAGGCAGCACGGGCCCACGCCCTCGCGTACGCCCCGCACCTCGTCTCCCTGGGCAACCTGCCGACGGAACGTCAGGCGGAGCTGTTCACAGCCCGCCGCCCGGTCCGCGAGGCCCGGCTCAGATAG
- the greA gene encoding transcription elongation factor GreA, which translates to MTQTSENVTWLTQEAYNQLRAELDYLSGPARTEIAAKIAAAREEGDLRENGGYHAAKEEQGKQELRVRQLTQLLENAKVGEAPASADGAVAPGMVVTIAFDGDEDDTLTFLLASREYASSDIETYSPQSPLGSGVTGKKVGEDAQYELPNGKFASVKILKAEPYQS; encoded by the coding sequence GTGACCCAGACCAGCGAGAACGTCACCTGGCTGACCCAGGAGGCGTACAACCAGCTCAGGGCCGAGCTGGACTACCTGTCTGGTCCTGCGCGCACGGAGATCGCCGCCAAGATCGCGGCCGCGCGCGAGGAGGGCGACCTGCGTGAGAACGGCGGGTACCACGCGGCCAAGGAAGAGCAGGGCAAGCAGGAGCTCCGTGTGCGCCAGCTGACCCAGCTCCTGGAGAACGCCAAGGTCGGCGAGGCTCCGGCATCGGCGGACGGCGCCGTGGCGCCCGGCATGGTCGTGACGATCGCCTTCGACGGTGACGAGGACGACACCCTGACGTTCCTGCTCGCCTCCCGCGAGTACGCGAGCTCGGACATCGAGACCTACTCGCCGCAGTCCCCGCTCGGCTCGGGCGTGACCGGCAAGAAGGTCGGCGAGGACGCCCAGTACGAACTGCCGAACGGCAAGTTCGCCTCGGTGAAGATCCTCAAGGCCGAGCCCTACCAGAGCTGA
- a CDS encoding Zn-ribbon domain-containing OB-fold protein translates to MLTPIVDEDGAPFWSYARRGELRIQACADCDELRFPPRPCCPHCRSFETEWRHLTGQGRIWSYVLPHPPLLPDYAEQSPYNVVLVELTDAPHIRLVGNLVSEPGARLNSVPVERIRIGARVQVVFTDTGLPQWVLERP, encoded by the coding sequence ATGCTGACCCCGATCGTGGACGAGGACGGCGCCCCCTTCTGGAGTTACGCCCGCCGAGGCGAACTCCGCATCCAGGCCTGCGCCGACTGCGACGAACTCCGCTTCCCACCCCGCCCCTGCTGCCCCCACTGCCGCTCCTTCGAGACCGAGTGGCGCCACCTCACCGGCCAGGGCCGCATCTGGTCGTACGTCCTCCCCCACCCGCCCCTCCTCCCCGACTACGCCGAGCAGTCCCCGTACAACGTCGTCCTCGTCGAACTCACCGACGCCCCGCACATCCGCCTGGTCGGCAACCTGGTGAGCGAGCCGGGCGCCCGGCTGAACTCGGTCCCGGTGGAACGCATCCGGATCGGAGCACGCGTCCAGGTGGTGTTCACGGACACCGGCCTCCCCCAATGGGTACTGGAGCGCCCGTGA
- a CDS encoding transposase, whose translation MTDAASCPLQWRMFVPQEWADDPVRRQKSGVSGDWRPV comes from the coding sequence ATGACCGATGCCGCGTCCTGTCCGCTGCAGTGGCGCATGTTCGTGCCCCAGGAGTGGGCGGACGATCCGGTACGGCGGCAGAAGTCCGGGGTGAGCGGTGACTGGCGGCCGGTATGA